The sequence below is a genomic window from Lolium perenne isolate Kyuss_39 chromosome 4, Kyuss_2.0, whole genome shotgun sequence.
cgaggtaccgtcgaataggcaacgacacttgATGTGTTGGCTTCTTCGGAGATGTACCTGATTACAGATAAATCATTTTGATGAGGTAGCAAGCCATTCAAAGGGAGGTTAGGATCAAGCAtggtaaggagcgagttcacctcttgTTAAAGTGCTTTGGTGCGTGCTCGCGTCATTGGTTCACTTGGGGGATCACTTGGCCCTGGTGTAGTATCATCCTTGGACGGGGCTAGATCAGGCGGACCCCAAAAAAGAAGAACAACCAACCAGTAACTCTGACATCGCTGAAGGATTTCTTAGGGCTTGTCAGAGAGAAAACTTTTAGCGATATCATTTTCTTTAGTAGTATAAAATATTTCAATACTCTCGAAAAGAGGGATTCTAGACCGTTTGATTAGTCGATCACGTGCATGGAAGCCACCATATAATCTGCCTATAGTTATAGCTTTATTCCTTTCCACGGGGTTGGTGTAGATTACATTTCAACACACACATGTCGTGGACGACACTTCCGCAGCGGTGTTCCTTATCAAACAAGGTTGGTTTACACCGAGAGAATGGTCAAATCGAGGATAGCACTCGTGCGCATTCGCAGTCAAACCATGCTAGTTGAGGTCTTCGCTGTTGTTTTTCCAACTCCGGTTTCGCAACAGTCGGTTCCGAGAACTCTTCCTCTCTCTGTGTggtataaacaacacataggaatCGACGGGTCAAAGAAAAAAAGGCTGCAGGCCCTGCTCTTCTATATAAGCCTGTTTCTGACTTGCAAAACTCTTCCAGCTgccgcgcgcccccccccccccccccccgctctcTGAACCAAACACGTACGTATGGAGCATTGTCCCATTCTCTTCGCAACACAGCCCTCTTCTTGTACCCCTAGCTCCTACCACTTCATGGACCATGGCTTGTTCTCTCTGTCCAAGCACGAGGAGCTCTCGAACTCAATGGATGGTGCCGGTGATGATGCAAGAAGTAGTCCACAAGTTGGCGGTGAGTCCTCCCCGGGTCGTGATGCAGGGGGCGGCCAGGCGGATGTTGTTGCTATGAAAACAAAAGGGAAGAAGAGGGAGCGGCGGCCTCGGTATGCATTCCAGACGCGCAGCCAGGCCGACATCCTCGATGATGGCTACCGGTGGAGGAAGTACGGGCAGAAGGCCGTCAAAGACAACAACTTTCCCAGGTTTGTTCGTGGTGATTTTTCTGAATTTAATTCCTCGTTTGCGTCCTATTGATACTCCTACTTCTTTAGTTCTTTTATCGTTTTCTTTTCGTTGGTTCGGCCTTTGGCGTGTAATTTTATGCTTCTCAGTCGGGCTCAAAGAAAGTAGTAGGTAGATAGAGTCCCGGTGAATCTTCCAAGCACTGGTACAGGCTGCTTACATGGGATAGCGACATGTCTCATCCTGATCATCTAGATGAAAAAGATAGATTAGGTCCACATGATTTTGACGGGCATCGGAAATAAATAGGGGCTCGATGGCTATCGTGTTTGACTAGGAATAATTTGCGCCGCCCACCGTTGTTTAGTATGGAATAcagtagtacttggtttaattgtTATATCATCGTCATATCATCCTCATATCaaaatcatcatcatcagcatatAACAAAATAGAATAATATAtaatataatataataataaagaaaataaggttttctCCTGATTCTCGGTCGAAATTACATAATTTGCCACCGCTTAGTTAGGCTGAGAGCGTTTTGAAGTGTTTAATGAGTATTGTCTCGAAGGGCTTTGGTGAAAATGCTTGATTTAGCGGGTCTTGGCGCCAGTATTTACGTCGAATCGTGGCACCCTAAGGGGATTGGGGTAAATTTTGGATGCCAAACGGACCAAATGTGTTTTCTAGTGCTTTTTAATTAGGTTAGGCCAGAATAGCACTTAGTAAACCACTTCAATACACCTCCACCAAACGAGGCCTTCCAATGTACTACATTTCTTCTGCCCAAAACGTTTTTTTCTATGAAGAGACCACCTACCCATGACGGCATCCTCCCATCGAAACAGACAAGATGAGGGGAGGGCCAACCCACGCGCCCACATGCCCTATAGCAGACGTCGCGGGTGCGATGGATGAGGTTGATCGTCGCCCGCAGACGCCTTGGTCAAGCCGCTAGAGCATCCAACATCGTCAATTCAGCAATCAAGGTGGCGGCAGGGATGGAACAGAGGATGACTCCACCATCCCTGCCCTAATCCCTGCCAGCCTATCGGGAGGGGGGAACGGCCCCGTCCCCGCCAACACTGGGTACAGGATACCCGCAGGTTCTCCAAGGGGACCTCCACGCCGatgagccagcttgcagatgcggGACGGCACCAACGACGAGGTGAtgtggtgcaacccaccatgtcaATGTTGATGCGGGGAGATTGTCCTGTCTTCCGCTACCGGCGAGCGCTCGGGCTGCTGAGAGAGACGAGCGACTCAGCGAAGAGCTTCACCTTGCCGACACGAATGAGCTTTTGTCTGCCGACAACGAGAGCTCATCGCCTTCTGTTGTCGCCTAAGCAGGAGCGAGCGACGGGCTGCTGACAGCGGATGGGAAGGAGCCACGATTTGCGGATAAGGGAGCGAAGTTGGGGAGCGGAGTCAGGAGACGAGACTCGTGGTTGTGCGTTCGTGGCGGCTGGGTCGTAGAGAGTGAAGGGATCAGTGGGGTTGGGGCGGATGTGGAGAGGTTAGGGTTTGTGATTTTATTACACTGGCATGTAGGGTCCTGGGTCCTCGTGGATTATCCGTGGGGGAATTTCCATACCCATTCCCGCCCCAGTTAAGCTACCGGGT
It includes:
- the LOC127295033 gene encoding probable WRKY transcription factor 75 is translated as MEHCPILFATQPSSCTPSSYHFMDHGLFSLSKHEELSNSMDGAGDDARSSPQVGGESSPGRDAGGGQADVVAMKTKGKKRERRPRYAFQTRSQADILDDGYRWRKYGQKAVKDNNFPRSYYRCTHQGCNVKKQVQRLSRDEGVVVTTYEGTHTHPIEKSNENFEHILTQMQVYSTVNNRSSTFTHHMFQ